Proteins from a single region of Pseudomonas sp. BSw22131:
- a CDS encoding xanthine phosphoribosyltransferase, giving the protein MEALHKKIREEGIVLSDQVLKVDAFLNHQIDPALMQQIGDEFAALFADSGVTKIVTIEASGIAPAVMTGLKLGIPVIFARKHQSLTLTENLLSATVYSFTKQVESTVAISPRHLTSSDRVLIIDDFLANGKASQALISIIKQAGATVAGLGIVIEKSFQGGRAELDAQGYRVESLARVKSLKDGVVTFVE; this is encoded by the coding sequence GTGGAAGCACTGCACAAGAAAATTCGCGAGGAAGGCATCGTCCTTTCCGATCAGGTATTGAAGGTTGATGCGTTCCTCAACCATCAGATCGACCCGGCGCTGATGCAGCAGATAGGCGACGAATTCGCCGCGCTGTTCGCAGACTCGGGCGTTACCAAGATCGTCACCATCGAAGCCTCGGGGATTGCTCCCGCCGTCATGACGGGCCTGAAACTGGGCATTCCGGTGATCTTTGCGCGCAAGCATCAGTCGCTGACGCTGACTGAAAACCTGCTGTCGGCCACGGTTTATTCGTTCACCAAGCAGGTCGAAAGTACGGTTGCGATTTCCCCGCGCCACCTGACCAGCAGTGATCGCGTGCTGATCATCGACGACTTCCTCGCCAACGGTAAGGCGTCACAAGCGCTGATCTCGATCATCAAACAGGCGGGCGCCACGGTCGCCGGGCTCGGGATCGTGATCGAGAAGTCATTCCAGGGTGGCCGTGCGGAACTGGATGCGCAGGGATATCGCGTTGAGTCGCTGGCGCGGGTCAAATCGTTGAAAGATGGCGTAGTGACGTTCGTCGAGTGA